The following are from one region of the Thermoproteus uzoniensis 768-20 genome:
- a CDS encoding mandelate racemase/muconate lactonizing enzyme family protein, whose translation MKITRVEGIPLSVPLVSTEPRQIWADAWSRQVLVKVCADSGVCGVGEIFMNTSSYGPYLSLIEELGRHVSGLPADPNAVVDVLERRTYSIGRGGIVASVVGGIEVAVYDLAAKSLGVPLHRLLGGKRRDWVKAYASLARYKTCGDAEKVVEYALGRGFKAVKLHQHGDEVVECVARIRGDLGYGFELMVDLNTTLGRRSALGVLRKLERYELAWVEEPIWPPEDYKSLGRLARLVEIPIAAGENEYTLRGFADLVEEGGVSVLQPDAAKVGGLGKMVKIEGLAEALGAIVAPHSRPHSLWANILVAVHFVSTLPYESVVEIPPTPPVQEPLAVAVEFKDGAVKVPDVPGIGVKDDGWFGLYPPKEGEALDYHSR comes from the coding sequence ATGAAAATAACAAGGGTTGAGGGAATTCCGCTGTCGGTGCCGCTGGTGTCGACGGAGCCGAGGCAGATTTGGGCCGATGCCTGGAGCAGACAGGTGTTGGTTAAGGTCTGCGCCGACTCCGGCGTATGCGGCGTCGGGGAGATATTCATGAACACGTCGAGCTACGGCCCCTACCTATCTCTCATCGAGGAGCTGGGGCGCCACGTGTCCGGGCTCCCCGCAGACCCCAACGCCGTCGTCGACGTGCTCGAGAGGAGGACCTACTCGATAGGGAGGGGAGGCATCGTGGCGTCGGTCGTAGGGGGTATAGAGGTGGCCGTCTACGACCTCGCGGCCAAAAGCCTCGGCGTCCCGTTGCACCGCCTCCTCGGCGGGAAGCGGAGGGATTGGGTCAAGGCCTACGCGAGCCTGGCCCGCTACAAGACGTGCGGCGACGCGGAGAAGGTGGTCGAGTACGCCTTGGGCAGAGGCTTCAAGGCCGTGAAGTTGCACCAACACGGAGACGAGGTGGTGGAGTGCGTTGCCAGGATAAGGGGCGATCTGGGCTACGGCTTCGAGCTAATGGTCGACTTGAACACCACTCTCGGCAGGAGGTCGGCCCTCGGCGTCTTGAGGAAGCTGGAGAGGTACGAGCTGGCGTGGGTGGAGGAGCCCATATGGCCGCCCGAGGACTACAAGTCTCTCGGCCGTCTGGCGAGGCTGGTCGAGATACCGATAGCGGCGGGCGAGAACGAGTACACGCTTAGGGGATTCGCCGATCTGGTGGAGGAAGGCGGCGTCTCCGTGCTCCAGCCGGATGCGGCCAAGGTAGGGGGGCTGGGGAAGATGGTCAAGATAGAGGGGCTGGCCGAGGCGTTGGGGGCAATCGTGGCGCCGCACTCGCGGCCGCACTCGCTCTGGGCCAACATACTCGTCGCTGTCCATTTCGTGTCGACGCTCCCCTACGAGTCCGTGGTCGAGATACCGCCGACTCCGCCCGTCCAGGAGCCGCTCGCCGTAGCCGTCGAGTTCAAGGACGGGGCCGTCAAGGTACCCGACGTCCCGGGCATAGGGGTTAAGGACGACGGCTGGTTCGGCCTCTACCCGCCCAAGGAAGGCGAGGCCCTGGACTACCACTCGCGGTAG
- a CDS encoding GntR family transcriptional regulator, with the protein MLHEKAYRLILEAILDGRLPPGRLLKEEHLSAWLGMSRTPIREALARLERDGFVVKRGRSYAVALLSKEEVLEMYEVRIPLEMTSAKLAALRAPSHVLDKLKEIVSAMSVESSRDVSPDPLRLMALGGAFHEIISEGASNKFLRDGLANIRMRLTPARLQVFLDTSRRRQEVEEHRAVFEAIASRNQSDAEYYMELHETNVLRFLRDNFAVMR; encoded by the coding sequence ATGTTGCACGAAAAGGCATATAGGCTTATACTCGAAGCCATCCTCGACGGCAGACTGCCGCCCGGCCGTTTGTTGAAGGAGGAGCACCTCTCCGCCTGGCTCGGCATGAGCAGGACCCCCATAAGGGAGGCCCTCGCCCGCCTGGAGAGGGACGGCTTCGTGGTGAAGAGGGGGAGGTCCTACGCCGTGGCCCTCCTCAGCAAGGAAGAGGTGCTGGAGATGTACGAGGTCAGGATACCCCTCGAGATGACCTCGGCGAAGCTCGCCGCCCTCCGCGCCCCCTCACACGTCCTTGACAAGCTCAAAGAGATAGTCTCGGCCATGTCCGTCGAGAGTAGCAGAGACGTCTCCCCGGACCCGCTCAGGCTGATGGCCCTCGGCGGCGCCTTCCACGAGATCATATCTGAGGGGGCCAGCAACAAGTTCCTCCGCGACGGGCTCGCCAACATAAGGATGAGGCTCACGCCTGCCCGGCTACAGGTCTTCCTCGACACGTCGAGGAGGCGCCAGGAGGTGGAGGAGCACAGGGCGGTCTTCGAGGCCATAGCGTCGAGGAACCAGAGCGACGCCGAGTATTACATGGAGCTCCACGAGACCAACGTGTTGAGGTTTCTGAGGGACAACTTCGCCGTTATGCGCTGA
- a CDS encoding UxaA family hydrolase, which translates to MRTFKGYIREDGRVGVRNYVVAIPVDDLSNTAVLGIAKLVKGVVPIPHPYGRLQFGRDLQLLFHILAGTGSNPNVAAAIVVGIDESWSNKVADMIARTGKPVEAISIEGRGDLKAIETASRKAVKLVQEASEKQRTEVDVSALTASIKCGESDTTSGLASNPALGAAVDRLIDMGATVMFGETSELTGAEDIVASRIPDPALREKFYKIYREYVSVIEAEGAEMLGSQPTEGNIKGGISTIEEKALGNIQKLGTKPITCVLDYLDPLPPGKGRLCFVNTSSAAAEFITLAAAKGSVLHFFTTGQGNVVGHPIVPVIKITANPKTAATMSEHIDVDVSDLLRLKISVAEAGERILEYAFRVMNGRLTAAEVLQHEEFSPIKLYISA; encoded by the coding sequence ATGAGGACCTTCAAGGGCTACATAAGGGAAGACGGGCGCGTCGGCGTGAGGAACTACGTAGTTGCCATACCGGTGGACGACTTGAGCAATACGGCGGTCCTCGGCATAGCCAAGCTCGTCAAGGGCGTCGTCCCCATACCCCACCCCTACGGCAGGCTCCAGTTCGGCCGCGACCTACAGCTCCTCTTCCACATACTGGCCGGCACCGGCTCGAACCCCAACGTCGCCGCGGCCATAGTCGTGGGCATAGACGAGTCTTGGTCCAACAAAGTAGCCGACATGATAGCGAGGACCGGCAAGCCCGTCGAGGCCATATCCATAGAGGGGCGCGGAGATCTGAAGGCCATAGAGACGGCGTCCCGCAAGGCCGTCAAGCTAGTCCAAGAGGCGAGCGAGAAGCAGAGGACCGAGGTCGACGTCTCGGCCTTAACCGCCTCGATAAAATGCGGAGAGTCTGACACGACCTCCGGCCTCGCGTCGAACCCCGCCTTGGGCGCCGCCGTGGATAGGCTTATCGACATGGGCGCGACGGTGATGTTCGGCGAGACCTCTGAGCTGACAGGCGCCGAGGATATAGTCGCGTCGCGGATACCCGACCCGGCGTTGCGCGAGAAGTTCTACAAGATCTACAGAGAGTACGTCTCGGTAATAGAGGCGGAGGGCGCCGAGATGTTAGGCTCACAGCCGACCGAGGGCAATATAAAGGGAGGGATCTCGACCATAGAGGAGAAGGCGCTGGGGAACATACAGAAGCTGGGGACCAAGCCCATAACTTGCGTCCTCGACTACCTCGACCCGTTGCCGCCCGGCAAGGGCAGGCTCTGTTTCGTCAACACGTCGTCGGCAGCGGCAGAGTTCATAACGCTCGCCGCCGCCAAGGGGTCGGTCCTCCACTTCTTCACGACGGGCCAGGGAAACGTCGTGGGCCACCCCATAGTGCCGGTCATAAAGATCACGGCGAATCCCAAGACGGCCGCAACGATGTCGGAGCACATAGACGTTGACGTCTCCGACCTCCTGCGTCTCAAGATCAGCGTTGCGGAGGCCGGCGAGAGGATACTGGAGTACGCGTTCAGGGTAATGAACGGCAGACTGACGGCGGCGGAGGTGCTACAACACGAAGAGTTCTCCCCGATAAAGCTCTACATCAGCGCATAA
- a CDS encoding UxaA family hydrolase: protein MSFKFAIHHKADNVGVAIEDIKAGELVAGVYIEDRSPGPSVKALEDIPLGHKIALRDIEEGEVVVKYGRPIGKATRKIRAGEHVHVHNLVSTRWNFGRR, encoded by the coding sequence ATGTCTTTTAAGTTCGCCATACACCACAAGGCCGACAACGTGGGCGTGGCGATCGAGGACATAAAGGCCGGCGAGCTGGTGGCCGGCGTCTACATAGAGGATAGGTCCCCTGGCCCCTCGGTCAAGGCGCTCGAGGACATACCGCTCGGCCACAAAATAGCGTTGAGGGACATAGAGGAGGGCGAGGTCGTCGTCAAATACGGCAGGCCTATAGGGAAGGCCACTAGGAAAATAAGGGCGGGGGAGCACGTCCACGTGCACAACCTGGTTAGCACAAGGTGGAATTTCGGGAGGCGATGA
- a CDS encoding aldehyde dehydrogenase family protein: MKVPIGANWVDRDEKTPVINPATGEPVDYVPNLSIDDVRSAIDSAHEALKAIQALTIAKRARLLLKAAELIRQRLEDLARTMALEIGRPIKSARLEVERAAQIFELAASEVRRALTGEFVPLEMYEWPAGNENRVAIVKREPVGVVASITPFNFPAASFAHKVAPALAVGNTVVHKPAPNAPLTQIKIAGILLEAGFPPGSINVVTGDPAKIGDEFVTNDKIALITFTGSDRTGLGVIAPRAISRGKRLIMELGGSDAMIVLEDADLAKAARAAVYGRFDYSGQFCNATKRLIVRKEVAQKFAEVLTEEVRRLKVGDPLDEGTDIGPLISQDAVRSMKAFLEDAVARGGQILVQLKAPEKGFYFPPTVIRLDARSGARALKEEVFGPVFPVVVVEDDEEAVEVANSTDYGLDAAIFTKDFARAYKLASRIKAGTIMVNDTTRLRWDALPFGGFKRSAVGREGVYHTMLAMTELKVIAWRLD, translated from the coding sequence ATGAAGGTGCCCATAGGGGCCAACTGGGTCGACAGAGACGAGAAGACCCCCGTGATCAACCCCGCCACCGGGGAGCCCGTGGACTACGTGCCGAATCTCTCCATAGACGACGTCAGGTCGGCGATAGACTCGGCCCACGAGGCCTTGAAGGCCATACAAGCCCTCACCATAGCTAAGAGGGCCAGGCTCCTCTTGAAGGCCGCGGAGCTCATAAGGCAGAGGCTTGAGGACCTCGCGAGGACCATGGCGCTGGAGATAGGCAGACCCATAAAGAGCGCGAGGCTCGAGGTCGAGAGGGCGGCCCAGATCTTCGAGCTGGCGGCTTCCGAGGTCAGGCGGGCCTTGACGGGCGAGTTCGTCCCTCTAGAGATGTACGAATGGCCGGCGGGGAACGAGAACAGAGTCGCCATAGTTAAGAGGGAGCCGGTGGGCGTCGTCGCCTCGATAACTCCGTTCAACTTCCCGGCGGCCAGCTTCGCCCACAAGGTGGCGCCGGCCCTCGCCGTGGGGAACACAGTGGTGCACAAACCTGCGCCTAACGCCCCGCTGACGCAGATAAAGATAGCGGGCATATTGCTGGAGGCGGGCTTCCCGCCCGGCAGCATAAACGTGGTGACGGGCGACCCGGCCAAGATAGGCGACGAGTTTGTTACAAACGACAAGATAGCGCTAATCACCTTCACCGGCTCTGACAGGACAGGCCTCGGCGTGATAGCGCCTAGGGCCATATCGAGAGGCAAGCGGCTCATCATGGAGCTGGGCGGAAGCGACGCCATGATAGTTCTGGAGGACGCCGATTTGGCCAAGGCCGCCAGAGCCGCGGTGTACGGCCGCTTCGACTACTCCGGCCAGTTCTGCAACGCCACCAAGAGGCTGATAGTCAGGAAGGAGGTGGCCCAGAAATTCGCCGAGGTCTTAACGGAGGAGGTCCGCCGTCTGAAAGTCGGCGACCCTCTCGACGAGGGGACCGACATAGGGCCGTTGATCTCCCAAGACGCCGTGAGGTCCATGAAGGCCTTCCTCGAAGACGCCGTGGCGAGAGGCGGACAGATATTGGTCCAGCTGAAGGCCCCGGAGAAGGGCTTCTACTTCCCGCCCACGGTGATACGGCTCGACGCGCGCTCCGGCGCCAGGGCTCTGAAGGAGGAGGTCTTCGGCCCGGTCTTCCCGGTCGTTGTGGTCGAGGACGACGAGGAGGCGGTGGAGGTCGCCAACTCCACCGACTACGGCCTCGACGCCGCGATATTCACGAAGGACTTCGCGCGGGCCTACAAGCTCGCGTCTAGGATAAAGGCCGGCACCATAATGGTGAACGACACGACGAGGCTTAGGTGGGACGCTCTGCCCTTCGGCGGCTTCAAGCGCAGCGCTGTGGGCCGCGAGGGCGTCTACCACACCATGCTCGCCATGACTGAGCTGAAGGTGATAGCATGGAGGTTAGACTAG
- a CDS encoding SDR family NAD(P)-dependent oxidoreductase, with amino-acid sequence MEVRLDGKTVLITGATHGIGEAAAKLFAELGARVVGVGLDEAKGEELKSRGIIFRRVNLAKRDEVLAFVKWFEEEIGVIHVLINNASRNSRHTVLDTELDEWDEMLELNLTAPYLLSKMAARIMISKGIRGKIINVAAIQAHFPLERSFPYVTVKGGLIAMTRSLAVDLGRYGIQAFVVSPGPIYNRAEEAPPDLDRRAATLLGRMGRMREVAYLLAFLASDYNTFITGSEIVIDGGRMISRKPDPEEITAGVL; translated from the coding sequence ATGGAGGTTAGACTAGACGGGAAGACGGTGCTGATAACGGGGGCGACCCACGGCATAGGGGAGGCCGCCGCCAAGCTGTTCGCGGAGCTGGGGGCCAGAGTGGTTGGGGTCGGGCTGGACGAGGCCAAAGGCGAGGAGTTGAAATCCCGCGGCATAATCTTCAGAAGAGTTAACTTGGCCAAGAGAGACGAAGTCCTGGCCTTCGTCAAGTGGTTCGAGGAGGAGATCGGCGTGATCCACGTCTTGATAAACAACGCCTCGCGGAACTCCCGCCACACCGTCCTCGACACGGAGCTCGACGAGTGGGACGAGATGCTGGAGCTGAACCTGACCGCGCCCTACCTCCTCTCCAAGATGGCGGCGAGGATAATGATCTCCAAGGGGATAAGAGGCAAGATCATAAACGTGGCGGCCATACAGGCGCACTTCCCTCTGGAGAGGTCGTTCCCCTACGTGACGGTCAAGGGAGGCCTCATAGCCATGACGAGATCGCTGGCGGTGGATCTGGGCAGATACGGGATACAGGCGTTCGTGGTGTCCCCAGGCCCTATATACAACAGAGCCGAGGAGGCGCCGCCAGACCTCGACAGACGCGCCGCGACGCTGCTCGGCAGGATGGGGAGGATGAGGGAGGTGGCGTACCTCCTCGCCTTCCTGGCCTCCGACTACAACACCTTCATAACGGGGAGCGAGATAGTGATAGACGGAGGCCGCATGATAAGCAGAAAGCCCGACCCCGAGGAGATAACGGCCGGAGTGCTGTGA
- a CDS encoding SMP-30/gluconolactonase/LRE family protein has protein sequence MRPVGSYKAVLGESPVYDPRTDRLYWVDIEGMYVRYLDLSTGREGGVRTPDLVTSVQLHADGELAATLRHGFYRVYLDGGIEEVALVEADMPHNRFNDGKCDAAGRYWAGTMNLDLATPTGSLYSLGLDRKVRKHLSGLAVSNGIAWSLDWKTMYLVDTPVKRIYALDFDLERGEASGARTAIDMSGEAGRPDGIAVDSEGLLWIAHARGGRISRWDPSTGEKVEEIEMPVKAVTSLTFGGPDLGVLYVTTASWSGEEWSGRVIEVEVDARGLAPSLCRF, from the coding sequence GTGAGGCCCGTAGGGTCGTACAAGGCGGTTCTGGGCGAGAGCCCAGTCTACGACCCGCGGACGGACAGGCTCTATTGGGTAGACATAGAGGGCATGTACGTCAGATATCTGGACCTCTCCACGGGCCGGGAAGGCGGCGTGAGGACGCCCGACCTAGTAACGTCGGTCCAGCTCCACGCCGATGGGGAGCTCGCCGCCACCCTGCGCCACGGCTTCTACAGGGTGTATCTGGACGGCGGAATTGAGGAGGTGGCCCTCGTCGAGGCGGACATGCCGCACAACAGGTTCAACGACGGGAAGTGCGACGCCGCCGGCAGATACTGGGCCGGGACCATGAATCTGGACCTAGCCACCCCGACAGGCTCCCTCTACAGCCTCGGCCTAGATAGGAAAGTGAGGAAGCACTTGAGCGGCCTCGCCGTGTCGAACGGCATTGCCTGGAGCCTCGACTGGAAGACCATGTACCTCGTGGACACCCCCGTCAAGAGGATATACGCCCTCGACTTCGACCTGGAGAGGGGGGAGGCGTCGGGGGCCAGAACGGCCATAGACATGTCGGGCGAGGCGGGCAGGCCCGACGGGATAGCCGTGGACTCTGAGGGCCTCCTCTGGATCGCACACGCGAGGGGCGGCAGGATCTCCCGCTGGGATCCCTCCACCGGCGAGAAGGTCGAGGAGATAGAGATGCCCGTCAAGGCCGTCACGTCTCTGACCTTCGGAGGGCCGGACCTAGGCGTGTTGTACGTCACCACGGCTTCCTGGAGCGGCGAGGAGTGGAGCGGCCGCGTGATAGAGGTGGAGGTGGACGCGAGGGGCCTCGCCCCCTCCCTATGCAGATTTTAG
- a CDS encoding ABC transporter permease, producing MKTASIKRNFSLIWRSLPARFGLLVIIAYVVMAAVGPVLLPYKPVSFPNQSEILLPPQPWPPSMWLGTDMTGEGILVDIVNGAPFVLEVSFLAGLFTTLIGLAVGVVAGYLGRYVDAVLMWITDTLLTIPSLLLVVIIATMIKTENPLVLAGILSITGWTGLARAVRSQVLAIKNLPYIEAARVLGLGTGYILFREILPPLMPYIWINLILNVEGAIYAAVGLYYLGLLPFKNYDWGAMINFALQLGAVYGTNAVWYLLFPVLFISLYMVALMELAYGIEEIVNPRLRR from the coding sequence ATGAAGACCGCCAGCATAAAGAGAAATTTCTCCCTCATCTGGCGTAGCCTTCCGGCGAGGTTCGGGCTCCTGGTGATAATAGCCTACGTGGTCATGGCCGCGGTGGGCCCCGTGTTGCTCCCGTACAAGCCAGTGTCTTTTCCCAACCAGTCGGAGATACTGCTCCCGCCGCAGCCCTGGCCGCCGTCTATGTGGCTCGGCACCGACATGACGGGGGAGGGCATATTGGTGGATATAGTTAACGGCGCGCCGTTCGTCCTCGAGGTCAGCTTCCTCGCCGGACTCTTCACCACCTTGATAGGGCTGGCCGTCGGCGTCGTCGCCGGCTACCTCGGTAGATACGTCGACGCTGTGCTTATGTGGATAACGGACACCCTCTTGACCATACCCAGCCTGCTCCTCGTCGTCATAATAGCCACCATGATAAAGACCGAAAACCCCCTAGTGCTGGCCGGCATACTGAGCATAACGGGCTGGACCGGCCTCGCGAGGGCCGTGAGGTCGCAGGTTCTGGCCATCAAGAATCTGCCCTACATAGAGGCCGCCCGCGTCCTCGGCCTCGGGACGGGCTACATCCTGTTCCGCGAAATCCTGCCGCCTCTGATGCCCTACATCTGGATAAACCTCATACTCAACGTCGAGGGGGCCATATACGCCGCGGTGGGCCTGTACTACCTGGGCCTCCTGCCCTTCAAGAACTACGACTGGGGGGCCATGATAAACTTCGCGCTACAGCTGGGGGCGGTCTACGGCACCAACGCCGTGTGGTACCTCCTCTTCCCCGTCCTCTTCATATCGCTCTACATGGTGGCGTTGATGGAGCTCGCATACGGCATAGAGGAGATCGTGAACCCGAGGCTCCGTAGATGA
- a CDS encoding ABC transporter permease, whose amino-acid sequence MNWKYLARRIGIAISTIFFVLLLTYILFEYSPLKPIDYLLNQLGLVPTQGGGLVASRGSLLSGTLSQQQYEQIVAYLETFLPHGNPVINVLKYIYNILRGNWGISLIYIEPVTLLIGSALPWTLFVVATANILNFFIGVYLGQLMAYNRGKKLDQVLTQFITVKRAIPVYIYAALFLMFFGFYLRIVPTSGAYGVNVTPGLNLPFILSVLHHAAMPIFTLFFATFGGWALAMRGNVISQLGEDYVTYAEARGLPSSYIRSRYVGRNAILPLYTSLIISIGFSFAGSVFVEQTFAYPGVGSLYVSSLTNSDWLLAMGILFIIVVAIAVGMIVADLTYSLIDPRVRVG is encoded by the coding sequence GTGAATTGGAAATACCTAGCTAGAAGAATTGGAATTGCTATATCTACTATATTTTTTGTTCTATTATTAACATATATACTTTTCGAGTACTCTCCGCTGAAGCCGATAGACTATCTGCTCAATCAGTTAGGTCTAGTGCCTACCCAAGGCGGCGGGCTCGTGGCCTCTAGAGGCTCGCTTCTAAGCGGGACTCTGTCTCAGCAACAGTACGAGCAGATCGTGGCGTATCTAGAGACCTTTCTGCCGCACGGTAATCCTGTCATAAATGTCTTGAAATACATATACAATATACTTAGAGGAAATTGGGGTATTTCTTTGATATACATAGAGCCGGTCACTCTGTTGATAGGATCGGCGCTTCCGTGGACCCTATTCGTGGTGGCTACGGCGAATATCTTGAACTTCTTTATAGGAGTGTATTTAGGCCAGCTGATGGCGTACAACAGAGGCAAGAAGCTGGACCAAGTCCTCACCCAGTTCATAACTGTCAAGAGGGCTATACCGGTCTATATATACGCTGCCCTCTTCCTCATGTTCTTCGGCTTCTATCTACGTATTGTACCCACCTCTGGCGCCTACGGGGTCAACGTCACGCCGGGCCTTAACCTGCCGTTTATCCTAAGCGTGTTGCACCACGCCGCGATGCCCATATTCACCCTCTTCTTCGCCACCTTCGGCGGCTGGGCACTTGCCATGAGGGGCAACGTGATATCGCAGTTGGGCGAGGACTACGTGACGTACGCCGAGGCTAGAGGGCTTCCGTCGAGCTATATAAGGAGCAGATACGTGGGCCGCAACGCCATACTGCCGCTCTACACATCGCTGATAATATCTATCGGCTTCTCCTTCGCCGGATCGGTCTTCGTCGAGCAGACCTTCGCCTATCCCGGAGTGGGTAGCCTCTACGTCAGCTCCTTGACCAACAGCGACTGGCTCCTTGCGATGGGCATTTTGTTCATCATAGTGGTCGCCATAGCGGTCGGGATGATAGTGGCCGACTTGACGTATTCCTTGATAGACCCCAGAGTGAGGGTTGGGTGA
- a CDS encoding ABC transporter substrate-binding protein has protein sequence MERINLFIVIALALAAALMLRPAAAQSLPPMTPQNTLYTAIITSTPLLSNASYNPNVFSPSWKQYGLTYAYLALYNLSSGQWIPDLADNWTIQWITSGPLAGWVNITIHLRKTGWSDGTPFTCWDVWAQNLIQSLFFDALGNVTIINNYTCSILVPPGSFPVNNTNLIIFYIISNGGLPMFINYKIWKPLVDNISNYWNILYAANFGVGTPAEIQNGTAYARQMFQYFKQYKPQFTFPPPMNGPFYVCKVTPAEYVLCKNPYYWAANKIAIDYVVVYQFGSTAQLIPALKSGQITVYVGSFPPSISSQLLQNPYNHYALLTGAPGFGLYFNFLWPYINYTQVRQAIIYAIDINAAVQAAGPPYTPPFTPLNTLVSPAINPHARAVMDQYFQIAGLPLINYTYDPQKAAQLLESVGFKKVGNTWYTPDGKPFTLTIYIGSGDASNPQTMAVLSTIASQLTNFGISTSIYIFPDAAWPKVVTTDADKYALLFRYMTPGFSIIVPSLFPVNGYFEGYPINITHWNGVVQLPISLKLPNGTVIPAGTPVRLFGGNSILGICSSSAPGNYTAQIDCIAIYAWLANNFPWFIHLYTPYAMVWYNDQYLQFPPSDSWVWAETPSLEIGGPFWWSIVTSVKPKAAMTTTTTTTPATMTVTTTYSTTVISGTTTTVPVTTTVSAVPSWVWGVIGLLIVVIIVVAVLALRRR, from the coding sequence ATGGAAAGAATAAATCTGTTTATCGTGATAGCACTGGCGTTAGCGGCCGCGCTTATGCTACGCCCGGCGGCCGCCCAGTCCCTGCCGCCGATGACCCCCCAGAACACGCTGTACACCGCGATCATCACCTCGACGCCTTTGCTCTCCAACGCTAGCTATAACCCCAACGTCTTCAGCCCCTCCTGGAAGCAGTACGGCCTCACCTACGCATACCTCGCCCTGTACAACCTCAGTAGCGGCCAGTGGATACCGGATCTTGCAGATAACTGGACCATCCAGTGGATCACCAGCGGCCCGTTGGCCGGCTGGGTCAACATAACCATACATCTCCGCAAGACGGGCTGGAGCGACGGCACGCCATTCACGTGCTGGGATGTCTGGGCCCAGAACCTAATACAGTCGTTGTTCTTCGACGCGTTGGGCAACGTCACCATAATCAACAACTACACCTGTTCGATCCTAGTCCCGCCGGGCTCCTTCCCGGTAAATAACACTAATCTAATAATATTCTATATAATAAGCAATGGAGGACTTCCGATGTTTATAAATTATAAAATATGGAAACCATTAGTTGATAATATATCTAATTATTGGAATATCCTATATGCGGCGAACTTCGGCGTAGGGACCCCTGCGGAGATACAGAACGGCACTGCGTATGCGAGGCAGATGTTCCAGTATTTCAAGCAGTATAAGCCGCAGTTCACATTCCCGCCGCCCATGAACGGGCCCTTCTACGTGTGCAAGGTGACGCCGGCCGAGTACGTCTTGTGCAAGAACCCGTACTACTGGGCGGCGAACAAGATAGCAATAGACTACGTAGTTGTATATCAGTTCGGCTCCACGGCACAGCTCATACCGGCCCTGAAGTCCGGCCAGATAACCGTGTATGTAGGCTCCTTCCCGCCGAGCATATCGTCGCAGTTGCTCCAGAACCCGTATAACCACTACGCCTTGCTGACAGGCGCGCCGGGCTTCGGCCTATACTTCAACTTCTTGTGGCCCTATATCAACTACACTCAGGTCAGACAGGCGATAATATACGCCATAGACATAAACGCCGCCGTACAGGCGGCGGGCCCGCCGTACACCCCGCCGTTCACGCCGCTAAACACGTTAGTATCGCCGGCGATAAACCCGCACGCGCGCGCCGTCATGGATCAATACTTCCAAATAGCCGGATTGCCTCTGATCAACTACACATACGACCCGCAAAAGGCTGCGCAGTTGCTGGAGTCGGTCGGCTTCAAGAAGGTGGGCAACACCTGGTACACGCCAGACGGCAAGCCGTTCACCTTGACGATCTACATAGGCTCCGGCGACGCCTCCAACCCGCAGACCATGGCCGTGCTCTCCACGATAGCCAGCCAGCTGACCAACTTCGGCATAAGCACTTCGATCTATATATTCCCCGACGCGGCGTGGCCCAAGGTAGTCACAACAGACGCCGATAAGTACGCTCTGCTGTTCCGCTACATGACGCCTGGCTTCTCCATAATCGTGCCGTCGCTGTTCCCCGTAAACGGCTACTTCGAGGGCTATCCCATAAACATCACCCACTGGAACGGCGTGGTCCAACTGCCCATATCGCTGAAGTTGCCAAACGGCACCGTAATACCCGCGGGCACTCCCGTACGTCTGTTCGGCGGGAACTCAATACTGGGAATCTGCTCCAGCAGCGCGCCGGGCAACTACACGGCTCAGATAGACTGCATCGCCATATACGCCTGGCTGGCCAACAACTTCCCGTGGTTCATACACCTCTACACGCCGTACGCAATGGTCTGGTACAACGACCAATACCTACAGTTCCCGCCGAGCGACAGCTGGGTCTGGGCCGAGACGCCTTCGCTGGAGATAGGAGGACCCTTCTGGTGGAGCATAGTGACGTCAGTGAAGCCTAAGGCCGCCATGACCACCACAACCACGACGACTCCTGCGACTATGACAGTCACCACCACCTACTCGACTACTGTGATATCGGGCACTACGACGACTGTGCCCGTCACCACTACTGTCTCTGCAGTGCCGTCTTGGGTATGGGGCGTAATAGGCCTCCTAATAGTAGTCATAATAGTAGTGGCGGTACTGGCGTTGCGGAGGAGATAA